The DNA region TCTTCTTTCATGAGTCTCGCTAAAACCGCTTCAAAACTTTCTCGAGTATTCAGTCCTAATAATTTTCCTGCGTTCTCAGCAAAAATATGCGTATCTGTAAGCTGAATAATTCGCAAACAGTCTCGACTATTAGGATGGATTTGCTTTTCGCTGAAATCACTCATTCAATTTCTCAACAAACTAACGCTTTCTAAATTTGGAATTTAATTCGCGCTAAATTCTATCTTAAAAATCTAGCGGCTCTTTCTTTTTACCTAGGACTTATTCTTTTTATCTAAGACGCTTTCTACTCTACCCAAAGACGCTTTCATTTCTAACTTAGATAAAAAGCAACTCCCATATTGCCTCTCCGAAATCTAACTTTATTGGTTAAAGTTCATTAAGAAGCCGTAATGACCGGTCGGCATATTTTATGGCTCGAATCACTGAAACAATAATTCAAGAACTGCCGCAACAATGTATTTCGCTGCATTTTATCGTCTCGATAATGACGCACCTGAGTCGGATATCGATTATTGGGTTTCGGTGTATAGTTGCGATTGTCTTCAATCACTTCTGCCATCTGCGCATCATGGTAAAGTCTCACCGTTAAGCAAATATCGTCTACCCAAGAGCTTTCTGACAAGTTTAACTTCAATTTGACCGTTGTGGTATAACGAGCCTCATCAATGATCGTTACCAACAAAGGCTCAACGATCTGAGGATCTTCAGTCTGAGAGTCTCCGGTCTGAAGTTCATCCACCTCGGTATTATTGCTCACACGGCTCTTGACGACACTGGTATTCTCTCGGCTTGAAAGAGAACGATTGGGTCGGAATTTAGCCTGTATTTCTTTAAACACCGATGGGTTATCGAGCGCTTGCATGCATCGCATGACCAACGCATAGTTCAACTCGCACTGAGCCATATAACCCGATAAATCAGGGATGTATTTTCGCTTAACTACACTCATAGCGTCCTAGACTACTTGCTAAAAACTTGAAACACCATACTTTATTTTAGAATCGAAGCTGCGAAATTCACACTTTTCCACGATTTTCAGCAATAAGATGTGAACTATTTAACATAAGCCACTGAATCCCAATCAATGTCATGGCATTGTTCAACTTGCCCGCCTGCAACCATTCAAAAGCCCGCTCCCAAGAGACCTTAACCACACGAATATCCTCATGTTCGCTTTCAAGCCCCGCATGCTCAAGCGCATCGCTTGCATCCGTGTAAGCTCCGTACAGGTGTATTTTCTCATCACTCCCCCCCGGACTCGACCAATAGCTATGTATCGGGAACAGCTCAAACGGTGTACACCCGGTTTCTTCGAAACACTCTCGGCTTGCAACGTCTTCTAACGTTTCACCTGGCTCAACGATGCCTGCGACTAATTCCAATAACCAGGGGTTTTCCTCCCCTGCAACAGCAGCTCCGACGCGAAACTGCTCAACCATTATCAATTCTCGAGATGTGCGATCCATCAATAAAACCCCCACAGCTTCGCCACGCTTGAACACTTCTCGGCGAACATTTTGTAGTCGCTCGCCGGAAAATGCCTCATGATCAATGGTCAACTCTTCGATTTTGAAAAAGCCTTGGAACAAGACGCGCTTCGCCGTTATCCAAAATTTCATAATTATCTCTGCTTACAGGTTAATCGAATCTCGCCATGACGCCGAAAACACGTCAATGTCATCCAGTCTCAGATTCAGCAATAAAAACGCCGCATCCCTTCGCACAAACATCCGTTTCAGAGTGGATGAATGTTCAGTAAATTGCCCCAAAAAGGCCAAAAATGCTTTACAATTATCCAACTACTTGGCTAAGGATGTCGTTTATACCATGAATAAAGACAAAGCTCAGTTTCACATGATAGAACAACAAATACGGCCGTGGAATGTTTTCGACTCGAGCATTCTTAACCTAATGTCAGTAATACCACGCGAATTGTTCGTTCCCGAAGCCTTTCGAAACTTGGCATTTGCAGACTTTTCTATACCGCTTGCCCATCATCAAAGCATGTACGCTCCGCGCGAAGATGCTCGAATGTTACAGGCACTTGAGCTGTCGGAGTCATCCAGCGTACTTGAAATTGGTACTGGTAGCGGATTTACCACGGCATTGCTCGCGAAACTGGCGCGTTCGGTTAACACACTAGATACGTTTCCAGAGTTTATCGATGAAGCTCAACAGCGTTTGCAACAGCTTGGTATTTCTAATGTTACCTACCATCATGAGACTGTTCATCAAGACTGGCTTCCAAACGATCGCTATTCGGCCATTGTATGCTCACCCGCAATCAACTTTTCACCCATGAGGCTTCTTGAGAAACTTTCCACGAGTGGGCGTTTGTTTTGCGTTCACGGTGAGCTTGAGAACCAATACGCCTATATTTATCGTAAAAACTCGACAGGTGAAGTAACTCGAGAGCGGTTGTTCGAAATGTCCACTCCCTTAATCAAGCTAGAAACACCTCTCGAAGACTTTATATTCTAGAGGTGTTAAACAACATTCGTTTACAATTAGACAAGAAACCATGACAACCTTTTTGCTACAGTAGACGTCATATTCGGAAATATATTGAAAACTGATTTTTTTATTCAAACAAAACGTCAAAACCACGGGGATAACACCTTGAAGAACAAACTATCATGGCTAGCGGCTACCAGCCTGACATTGGTATCCATTTGGCAACCAGTCTCCGCAGAAACCAACTTATGGGAAATTTATCAGCAAGCGCTTCGTAACGACCCGACACTTTTGGCCAGTGAAACGGGGTTGAAAGCGACTGAGGAGCGTGTCGACCAAAGCTTTTCAGCTTTGTTGCCTAAGTTATCTGCAAACCTAGACTACGCGAAAATTCAAAGCGAAGGGATTGGCTATTCAGAGCCACTGCAACAACTATTCCCTTACGAAACTGAAGACACAGAAAACACAGTGGCGGTCTCTTTAACCCAAGTTATCTATGATCACCGAGCATGGGTTGGTCTTGATATTCGAGAAAAGCAAGCGCTGAAAGCGGGTGCTGATCACGAAGCGCAGAAACAAACTTTGATCGTACGAGTAGCAGAAGCCTATTTTAATGTGTTAGCGGCTCAAGACGGCTTAGATTTTTCTAGCGCAGAAATGAAAGCGATTCAGCAAGAGCTAGAGCAAACGAATCAAAAATTTGAAGTTGGATTGATTGCCATTACCGACGTGCACGAAGCACAAGCTCGCTATGACCAAGCCGTTGCGGATAATATTCGCGCTCAAAACACCTTGGATAATACTAAAGAATCGCTTCGAGAAATCACTAATGAATATTATGCCTCGTTATCTCCACTGCAAGCGAAGTTTGAATTGCGTTCTCCTGAGCCAGTGAATGTTGATGAATGGATTAAAACCGCTGAAGAGAAGAACTTAACCTTAAGCGCGAGAAAGATTGATAAAGACATTGCTCAGCAAACCATTAAGGTTAATTTTGCGGAACACTACCCCAACCTATCGTTGATTGGTAGTTATCGAGATACTGACAACACCGACGAGTTCAAAGATATCGATACAGAAAACCAACGCACCTCATTGACATTGCGACTAAATCTTCCGATTTACTCTGGAGGAGAGACTCAGTCTAAAGTCAGAGAAGCTCAGCATTTATTCCAACAAGCCGTACACAATATGGAAAGTGCTTACCGCTCAGCCGTTCGTCAAACAAAGAGTGCGTTTTTGGGTATTCAAGCTTCCATCAGTTCTGTTAAAGCGTTGCAGCAGTCGACCGTTTCTAGTCAGGCGGCACTCGAAGCAACACAAGCAGGATTCGAAGTCGGTACTCGTACCATCGTAGATGTACTAAACAGCACTCGTGTTTTATACAACGCTAAACAAAACCTAGCGCGAGCTCGCTATGACTACATTTTAAACACTCTCAAACTTAAGCAAGCGGCCGGAACCTTAACCGAGCAAGACTTACGTCAAGTGAATGAGTTGTTGAAATAAACCATTATAGGGTGTGAAAAAAGGAAGCATTCGCTTCCTTTTTTTACTTCAAATATTTATGAAGCAGTTTAACCGTTCGGCTAACGGCACCACGATTGGCTTCGACCACGGCTTTACCAGCGACGCCCATTTTTTTGCATCGTTTTGAGTCTTGACTCAATTCAATCAGCACCGATACCAAATTGGACTCTTCAACCATACTTGCTGCGCCGGCTTGTTGCATGCTTCGAAAGACATCAGAGAAATTGAATACATGGGGTCCAGTAATCACGGGCTTCGCTAAAGCAGCTGGCTCTAAAGGGTTATGCCCGCCTCTATCGATAAGACTGCCGCCAATAAATGCCAAATCACCATGGTGATAGCAATACATTAGCTCACCCATAGAGTCACACAGAAACACTTGTTCGTCTTGCAGCTCTCGCTGACGGTCACTGCGTCGAAAGACCGAAAAACCGCGTTGAACAATCAGTTCAAAAACAGAATCAAATCGCTCTGGGTGTCGCGGCACAATTATCAGCTTCGCATCTATGCCTTGTTCAATTAACCGCCGAAATGCAGATAATATAATTTCGTCCTCTCCAGCATGAGTACTGCCTGCGACTAAAATAAAATGTTTGGCTCCCCAATCACCAAATATTTTGCGTGTTTTCGTATCGATATTGTTGGGAAGTTGAAGATCAAACTTAATGCTTCCGGTCACCGACACCTTGTAATCTTCAGCTCCTAAAAGTTTAAAGCGCTCCGCATCGGCTACATTTTGACACGCCAAATGCGTCACAGGATCGAGCAAAAGGCGATTGGTAGGAATCGGTAAGCGCGCATAAGAGTGAGCAGAGCGTGCAGAGAGCCGCGCATTAATTACAATCACTGGAACTTTTTGTTTGCGACTGTAGTGAATAAAGTTTGGCCAAAGCTCTGTTTCCATAATAATAGTGAGCTTTGGTTTGATTTTTCGAATAAATCGATTGACCACCCAAGGTAAGTCGTAGGGAGAATACAAATGAATGACACTATCCCCCAACAAGGATTGCACTCTCTCTGCACCGGTCGGAGTAGTCGTAGTTACGATGATTGAATATTGAGGGTACTCTTTTAACAACCGCTTAATTACCGGTATAGCAGCAAGTGACTCACCAACTGAAACCGCATGCACCCATATCGAATTCTCAATAGGTGGAATCTCAAACAAGCTAAAATGTTCTTTCCAGCGAGTTCGATAACTTGGATACTGTCGACCCTTGAGATACAAATTGATCAGAGCCATGGGTAACGCAAGCAGAAATATGAGCGAATATAGTAGCCTAAACAACGGGCCTCCCTGTTCTGACCGTGTGATTTTCTAAATTCTTGTGGCTATAGTAGACTGGGATACACAAGTTTGCGAGCATCCAGACTGCGCAGATGATAAAGAAAAAATAACTGTGGGTATACACTGACCTTATGATAGAAACCGTTGAAAGCTACCAAACTCCAGTATTAATGGGCTTAAGCCTGTTATTTTTTGGTTTAGGTTTTACCTACTTGTGGCAAGCGCTAGGTTCTATAAAGCGAGTTCGGATGTTGCGAGCAATGAGA from Pleionea litopenaei includes:
- a CDS encoding TolC family outer membrane protein, which encodes MKNKLSWLAATSLTLVSIWQPVSAETNLWEIYQQALRNDPTLLASETGLKATEERVDQSFSALLPKLSANLDYAKIQSEGIGYSEPLQQLFPYETEDTENTVAVSLTQVIYDHRAWVGLDIREKQALKAGADHEAQKQTLIVRVAEAYFNVLAAQDGLDFSSAEMKAIQQELEQTNQKFEVGLIAITDVHEAQARYDQAVADNIRAQNTLDNTKESLREITNEYYASLSPLQAKFELRSPEPVNVDEWIKTAEEKNLTLSARKIDKDIAQQTIKVNFAEHYPNLSLIGSYRDTDNTDEFKDIDTENQRTSLTLRLNLPIYSGGETQSKVREAQHLFQQAVHNMESAYRSAVRQTKSAFLGIQASISSVKALQQSTVSSQAALEATQAGFEVGTRTIVDVLNSTRVLYNAKQNLARARYDYILNTLKLKQAAGTLTEQDLRQVNELLK
- a CDS encoding DUF1249 domain-containing protein, producing the protein MSVVKRKYIPDLSGYMAQCELNYALVMRCMQALDNPSVFKEIQAKFRPNRSLSSRENTSVVKSRVSNNTEVDELQTGDSQTEDPQIVEPLLVTIIDEARYTTTVKLKLNLSESSWVDDICLTVRLYHDAQMAEVIEDNRNYTPKPNNRYPTQVRHYRDDKMQRNTLLRQFLNYCFSDSSHKICRPVITAS
- a CDS encoding NUDIX domain-containing protein, with the protein product MKFWITAKRVLFQGFFKIEELTIDHEAFSGERLQNVRREVFKRGEAVGVLLMDRTSRELIMVEQFRVGAAVAGEENPWLLELVAGIVEPGETLEDVASRECFEETGCTPFELFPIHSYWSSPGGSDEKIHLYGAYTDASDALEHAGLESEHEDIRVVKVSWERAFEWLQAGKLNNAMTLIGIQWLMLNSSHLIAENRGKV
- a CDS encoding protein-L-isoaspartate O-methyltransferase family protein, which produces MNKDKAQFHMIEQQIRPWNVFDSSILNLMSVIPRELFVPEAFRNLAFADFSIPLAHHQSMYAPREDARMLQALELSESSSVLEIGTGSGFTTALLAKLARSVNTLDTFPEFIDEAQQRLQQLGISNVTYHHETVHQDWLPNDRYSAIVCSPAINFSPMRLLEKLSTSGRLFCVHGELENQYAYIYRKNSTGEVTRERLFEMSTPLIKLETPLEDFIF
- the waaA gene encoding lipid IV(A) 3-deoxy-D-manno-octulosonic acid transferase yields the protein MFRLLYSLIFLLALPMALINLYLKGRQYPSYRTRWKEHFSLFEIPPIENSIWVHAVSVGESLAAIPVIKRLLKEYPQYSIIVTTTTPTGAERVQSLLGDSVIHLYSPYDLPWVVNRFIRKIKPKLTIIMETELWPNFIHYSRKQKVPVIVINARLSARSAHSYARLPIPTNRLLLDPVTHLACQNVADAERFKLLGAEDYKVSVTGSIKFDLQLPNNIDTKTRKIFGDWGAKHFILVAGSTHAGEDEIILSAFRRLIEQGIDAKLIIVPRHPERFDSVFELIVQRGFSVFRRSDRQRELQDEQVFLCDSMGELMYCYHHGDLAFIGGSLIDRGGHNPLEPAALAKPVITGPHVFNFSDVFRSMQQAGAASMVEESNLVSVLIELSQDSKRCKKMGVAGKAVVEANRGAVSRTVKLLHKYLK